The following proteins are encoded in a genomic region of Paenibacillus sp. FSL H3-0469:
- a CDS encoding alpha/beta hydrolase yields the protein MDKMIRLLDGSQLKAGLTGPSGAPVLMLPVAKESVYGQEADHLRQWGVDPELGEHFIAGLRDKFQVLYFDYEGHRLRQPNPLDLTASSIAQDLLTIAGEMNVSKFSYYGYSWLALAGLQLAIRTDRLESLLMGGFPPLDGPYAEMLIVTNHTYMMALSQPAPADPAETEQKTAAPEATDWDNIQIQMDPEQTRQFVTLYDSLADFRDRDIQHLLRMPRLAFAGEQDKIVYGDNFGGVTVDIAGKLVEHLPLLEQLGWDVAILKGSGMDHTKAMQPETVLPVLRPWLIRNVLRES from the coding sequence ATGGATAAAATGATTAGACTGCTAGACGGATCACAGCTTAAAGCTGGCCTGACCGGTCCTTCCGGCGCTCCAGTGCTGATGCTTCCGGTAGCCAAAGAATCTGTATACGGCCAGGAAGCGGATCACCTGCGGCAATGGGGTGTTGATCCTGAGCTGGGAGAACATTTCATCGCTGGTCTGCGAGACAAATTCCAGGTGCTCTATTTCGATTATGAGGGCCACCGGCTGCGCCAGCCTAATCCGCTTGATCTGACCGCTTCAAGTATCGCACAAGACCTGCTGACCATTGCGGGTGAAATGAATGTTAGCAAGTTCAGCTACTATGGCTATTCCTGGCTGGCGCTGGCCGGACTGCAATTGGCGATCCGCACGGATCGGCTGGAGAGCTTGCTGATGGGCGGTTTCCCGCCATTGGACGGCCCCTATGCAGAGATGCTGATCGTCACCAACCATACGTACATGATGGCTCTAAGCCAACCTGCTCCCGCTGATCCCGCAGAGACAGAGCAGAAGACCGCTGCTCCCGAGGCGACCGATTGGGACAATATCCAGATTCAAATGGACCCGGAGCAAACCAGGCAGTTCGTTACGCTGTACGATAGTCTGGCCGATTTCAGGGATCGTGACATTCAGCATTTACTGCGGATGCCAAGGCTGGCTTTTGCCGGGGAGCAGGACAAAATTGTATACGGGGACAACTTCGGGGGTGTAACGGTGGATATTGCCGGTAAGCTTGTCGAGCATCTGCCTCTTCTGGAACAGTTGGGCTGGGATGTAGCCATACTGAAGGGCAGCGGCATGGACCACACGAAAGCGATGCAGCCCGAGACCGTTCTGCCGGTGCTGAGGCCTTGGCTGATCCGAAATGTATTACGAGAGAGCTAA
- a CDS encoding glycosyl hydrolase has product MKKWLKRTGTMLLACTLLLGGFTAPPAARADPALITIESEDAQLTPDLQVTTQIYGTPKPGYSGSAFVWMQNSGTLTYTVTVPATGMYTISTRYMQELSPDGRQQALIVNGAAKGSYMLPYTTTWKDFNFGYHKLNQGSNTIQVKAGWGFAYFDTFTVDHANLDPLIVQPVLSDAQATPETQLLMNYLTEVYGKHMLSGQQEIYGGGNDGNSELEFDWIHNLTGKYPAVRGFDLMNYNPLYGWEDGTTARMIDWVNNKGGIATNSWHLTVPRDFTAYQLGEFVDWKQATYKPTETNFNTANAVIPGTKEYQYLQLAIQDLAEQLQILQDNNVPVIFRPYHEAEGNGGLNGEGAWFWWASAGAEVYKQLWDQLYTELTETYGLHNLIWTYNSYVYSTSPAWYPGDNQVDIVGYDKYNTIYNRYDGLSGVPNEDAISSTFYQLVDLTGGKKMVAMTENDTVPSVQNLTDEKAGWLYFLPWYGEHLMSTAFNYPATLTTLYQSDYVITLDELPDLKGNNPHPGATITPSMVEFDKAPAHQTDQTVTMNLNGNTLTALRSGTTVLTENQDYTATNTAVVLRKAYLSTLPLGQNTISFHFSGGPEVVLTVNVEDSSVPLPSGDLTIQAYNGSTGASTNGIAPKFKVINTGNAPVQLSDVKLRYYYTIDGEQQQSFWTDWASIGNANVTGTFVKLDTPAAGADYALVIGFTSAAGTLNPGQSAEIQTRFSKQDWSGYNQANDYSFNAVSTQFADHEQVTGYVNGQLVWGIEP; this is encoded by the coding sequence ATGAAGAAATGGCTCAAAAGAACAGGAACAATGCTGCTGGCGTGTACGCTGCTGCTTGGAGGGTTTACTGCACCGCCTGCGGCCCGCGCTGACCCTGCACTGATTACCATCGAAAGCGAGGATGCCCAGCTCACCCCGGATTTGCAAGTGACGACCCAGATTTACGGAACGCCGAAGCCCGGCTATTCGGGAAGCGCTTTTGTCTGGATGCAGAACTCCGGTACGCTAACCTACACTGTAACTGTCCCGGCAACCGGCATGTATACGATCTCGACCCGTTATATGCAGGAGCTGAGCCCGGACGGCAGACAGCAGGCGTTAATCGTTAACGGTGCTGCGAAGGGTTCGTATATGCTGCCCTACACCACTACATGGAAGGATTTCAACTTCGGCTATCACAAGCTGAATCAAGGCAGCAATACTATTCAGGTAAAAGCAGGTTGGGGCTTCGCTTATTTCGACACCTTCACGGTGGATCATGCGAACCTGGACCCGCTGATTGTGCAGCCCGTTCTCTCTGACGCCCAGGCTACTCCCGAAACCCAGCTCCTGATGAATTATTTGACGGAGGTGTACGGGAAGCACATGCTCTCGGGCCAGCAGGAGATTTACGGCGGAGGGAATGACGGCAACTCCGAGCTGGAATTCGACTGGATTCACAATCTGACCGGGAAATATCCGGCAGTCCGCGGGTTCGACCTCATGAATTACAATCCGCTGTATGGCTGGGAGGATGGCACTACTGCCCGCATGATCGACTGGGTGAATAATAAGGGCGGGATTGCGACGAATAGCTGGCACCTTACCGTTCCCCGTGACTTCACCGCCTATCAGCTAGGGGAATTTGTGGATTGGAAGCAGGCGACCTATAAACCAACCGAGACCAATTTCAATACCGCGAATGCTGTGATTCCAGGGACCAAAGAGTACCAGTATCTGCAGCTCGCTATCCAGGATCTGGCGGAACAATTACAGATTCTGCAGGACAATAACGTGCCCGTGATCTTCCGTCCTTACCATGAGGCAGAAGGCAACGGCGGGCTGAATGGGGAAGGGGCGTGGTTCTGGTGGGCTTCAGCAGGGGCAGAGGTGTACAAGCAGCTCTGGGATCAGCTCTATACCGAGCTTACAGAGACTTACGGCCTGCACAACCTGATCTGGACCTATAACAGCTATGTGTACAGCACTTCTCCAGCCTGGTATCCAGGGGATAATCAGGTGGATATTGTCGGCTACGATAAATACAACACCATCTACAACCGTTATGACGGCTTGTCCGGCGTGCCGAATGAGGACGCGATTAGCTCGACCTTTTATCAGCTGGTGGATCTGACCGGGGGCAAGAAGATGGTCGCCATGACCGAGAACGACACCGTTCCCAGTGTGCAGAATCTGACCGATGAAAAGGCGGGTTGGCTCTACTTCCTGCCATGGTACGGTGAGCATCTGATGAGCACGGCGTTCAATTATCCGGCTACGCTGACCACTCTGTACCAGAGTGATTATGTCATTACGCTCGACGAGCTGCCTGATCTGAAGGGGAATAACCCTCATCCGGGCGCCACTATTACACCATCCATGGTCGAATTTGACAAAGCTCCGGCGCATCAGACTGACCAGACCGTCACTATGAATCTGAACGGCAACACGTTAACGGCCCTTCGTTCGGGTACCACCGTGTTGACCGAGAATCAGGATTATACGGCGACTAACACTGCGGTTGTTCTGAGAAAAGCATACCTCTCCACGCTGCCGCTCGGCCAGAATACGATCTCCTTTCATTTCAGCGGCGGACCAGAGGTTGTGCTTACTGTGAACGTAGAGGATAGCAGCGTTCCGCTGCCTTCAGGCGACTTGACCATTCAGGCCTACAACGGCAGCACCGGTGCTTCGACCAATGGAATCGCACCCAAATTCAAAGTAATCAACACCGGGAATGCACCCGTCCAGCTCAGCGATGTGAAGCTCCGGTATTACTACACGATTGACGGCGAGCAGCAGCAGAGCTTCTGGACCGATTGGGCCAGCATCGGAAATGCCAACGTCACCGGGACCTTCGTGAAGCTGGATACCCCGGCCGCCGGTGCCGATTATGCGCTGGTGATTGGCTTCACCAGTGCTGCCGGAACCCTGAACCCCGGCCAGAGCGCCGAGATTCAGACCCGCTTCTCCAAACAAGACTGGTCGGGCTACAATCAGGCGAACGACTATTCCTTTAATGCTGTCAGCACCCAGTTCGCCGATCACGAGCAGGTTACGGGATATGTAAACGGGCAACTGGTGTGGGGGATTGAGCCTTAA
- a CDS encoding glycoside hydrolase family 5 protein codes for MLAKFKKYGVYSLALVLLASVVLGSSGSRASAEEASAALTSDFRSLQASQIVSEMGAGWNLGNSLEASVNGIPSETAWNNPAITPQLIQKVKAAGFKTIRIPVSYLNYIGSAPNYTINSAWLDRVKAVVDYAYNEGLYVVINIHGDGFNSVQGSWLLVNSGNQTAIKQKYQKVWQQIANKFANYGERLILESMNEVFDGSYNNPNPAYYANLNAYNQIFVDTVRQTGGNNSARWLLIPGWNTNIDYTAGNYGFVLPTDNYRSSTIPGSEKRIMISAHYYSPWDFAGEESGNITQWGASATNPAKKSTWGQEDYLNSQLQSMYNKFTTQGYPVVIGEFGSIDKSSYDSSNNIYRAAYAKAVTATAKKYKAVPVYWDNGYNGQHGFALFNRYNNTVTQQGIINAIMQGMQ; via the coding sequence ATGTTAGCCAAATTCAAAAAATATGGAGTCTATAGTCTAGCCTTAGTATTACTGGCCTCGGTTGTGCTTGGCAGCTCGGGTTCCCGCGCATCTGCGGAAGAAGCGTCAGCTGCGCTGACTTCAGACTTCAGATCGTTGCAGGCTTCACAGATCGTCAGCGAGATGGGAGCCGGATGGAATCTGGGCAACTCGCTCGAAGCTTCGGTGAACGGGATTCCCAGCGAGACCGCGTGGAACAACCCCGCCATTACGCCGCAGTTGATCCAAAAGGTCAAAGCAGCAGGCTTCAAAACGATCCGCATCCCAGTCTCTTATCTGAATTATATCGGCAGCGCTCCCAATTATACGATTAACTCGGCATGGCTGGACCGTGTGAAAGCAGTTGTGGATTATGCCTACAATGAAGGCCTGTATGTGGTCATTAATATTCACGGGGACGGCTTCAATTCCGTTCAGGGCAGCTGGCTCCTGGTCAACAGCGGCAACCAGACGGCCATTAAGCAGAAGTACCAGAAGGTGTGGCAGCAGATCGCGAATAAGTTCGCTAATTATGGCGAGCGGCTGATTTTGGAGTCGATGAACGAGGTGTTTGACGGCAGCTACAACAATCCGAATCCGGCGTACTACGCCAATCTGAACGCTTACAATCAGATCTTCGTAGACACGGTCAGACAGACGGGCGGCAACAATAGTGCCAGATGGCTGCTGATTCCGGGCTGGAACACGAATATCGACTACACGGCCGGCAATTACGGGTTCGTACTTCCAACCGACAATTACAGATCATCCACCATACCTGGCTCGGAAAAAAGAATCATGATCTCCGCCCACTACTATTCCCCCTGGGATTTTGCCGGCGAGGAGTCGGGGAATATCACACAGTGGGGAGCGTCAGCGACGAACCCTGCCAAGAAATCCACCTGGGGACAGGAGGATTACCTGAACTCGCAGCTCCAATCCATGTACAATAAATTCACGACTCAAGGTTACCCGGTGGTGATCGGAGAATTCGGTTCGATTGACAAATCATCCTACGATTCAAGCAATAATATCTACCGCGCCGCCTACGCCAAAGCCGTAACCGCAACCGCTAAGAAGTACAAGGCCGTGCCGGTCTATTGGGACAATGGCTATAACGGCCAGCATGGCTTCGCCCTGTTCAACCGCTACAACAACACCGTCACCCAGCAAGGCATTATCAATGCCATCATGCAGGGTATGCAATGA
- a CDS encoding ankyrin repeat domain-containing protein codes for MDQLNQQLWAAVQQGDRDRVTRLLAEGADIDATDSSGRTPAMIAVHTNQLEAFKLLVEQGADIDIRDNRLDNPLLYAGAEGMLDFVKVAIAAGADTSILNRFGGTALIPAAERGHVDVVEELLTTSDVNVNHINNLGWTALLEAVLLGDGGEAHQAIVQLLMDHGADVNLADSEGASPIEHARRSGYLEILEMLTTRAGKSG; via the coding sequence ATGGATCAGTTAAATCAACAGCTATGGGCTGCGGTTCAGCAAGGCGATAGGGATCGTGTGACCCGTTTACTGGCAGAGGGGGCTGATATTGACGCTACAGATTCCTCAGGCAGAACACCTGCAATGATCGCTGTACACACGAATCAATTGGAAGCTTTCAAATTGTTGGTTGAACAAGGGGCGGACATCGATATTCGCGATAACCGCTTAGACAATCCGCTTCTGTATGCGGGCGCAGAAGGGATGCTTGATTTCGTTAAGGTGGCTATTGCCGCAGGTGCGGATACATCCATCCTGAACCGGTTTGGGGGAACGGCACTGATTCCGGCTGCTGAACGCGGTCATGTGGACGTTGTGGAAGAGCTGCTGACCACTTCTGACGTCAATGTGAATCATATCAACAATCTTGGCTGGACGGCACTGCTGGAAGCGGTTCTGCTGGGTGATGGGGGAGAGGCGCATCAGGCTATCGTACAACTGCTGATGGATCATGGGGCAGATGTGAACCTGGCCGATTCCGAAGGCGCTAGTCCGATTGAGCATGCCCGAAGAAGCGGTTATCTGGAAATCCTGGAAATGTTGACGACAAGAGCAGGGAAGAGCGGTTGA
- a CDS encoding serine protease produces MTRRVSRFLSCLLAVAVLTLGIHTAAASTVSKVSITSTTVTKSGIKVRPYTSNPALSKEKQAEAYRDYKNLTRIVMIEKYVLSGQGTKTKIGIGAGFMLPGGYIVTNNHVAPASYNGKKLRFQITFYAQKSDGYLLGTLVATDLKEDLSLLKIDVNKIPKAYQDSYFKEFNLKPLANEKVTVIGHPTKPIDNSDTGNTKRYAWTPLYGTFTADDVAVIRKSKNASAPDVYTHSMEFNVQTWPGNSGSAVIDSSDKIVGVISSTILGEPRSFATSSKLILQFIENNHLSEAIFGHAAGGGQS; encoded by the coding sequence CCGCAGCTTCTACTGTCAGCAAAGTATCCATTACATCCACGACGGTCACCAAATCTGGTATCAAAGTCCGGCCTTACACCAGCAACCCCGCATTATCCAAAGAAAAGCAAGCCGAAGCCTATCGTGATTATAAGAATCTGACACGTATCGTTATGATAGAGAAGTATGTACTATCTGGTCAAGGGACCAAGACAAAGATTGGCATTGGCGCAGGCTTCATGTTACCCGGCGGATACATTGTCACTAATAACCACGTGGCCCCCGCCAGCTATAATGGAAAGAAATTGCGATTCCAAATCACCTTTTATGCGCAAAAATCGGACGGGTACCTGCTTGGCACATTAGTGGCAACAGATCTTAAGGAAGACCTCTCACTGCTGAAGATTGATGTTAACAAAATCCCTAAAGCCTATCAGGACAGCTATTTCAAGGAGTTTAATCTTAAGCCCTTGGCCAACGAAAAGGTGACGGTCATCGGACATCCTACCAAGCCCATAGATAATTCAGATACTGGGAATACCAAGAGGTACGCCTGGACACCGCTCTACGGAACATTCACCGCCGATGATGTGGCCGTTATCCGCAAATCGAAAAATGCGTCAGCACCTGATGTGTACACCCACTCCATGGAATTCAATGTGCAGACCTGGCCCGGAAATAGCGGCAGTGCTGTCATAGATTCGAGCGATAAAATAGTCGGCGTAATCTCCTCCACGATCCTTGGTGAACCCCGGTCCTTTGCCACCAGTTCGAAGCTTATCTTACAGTTCATAGAGAACAATCATTTGTCAGAAGCTATTTTCGGACACGCCGCTGGCGGAGGTCAGAGTTAG
- a CDS encoding MerR family DNA-binding transcriptional regulator, translating to MKRYTPNQIAGMLQVSTTTLRRYEDQDLIPTVPRTPSNHRYYKEVHVQAFTTIRVLLQGYDIPVAYEVMRRMKQGQAEQALWMINEQQYQIHLEKKRVQDILAMIRHTDIPSTLNAEWKTPMNIGEAAAIAGVKTSAIRHWEAEGLIRSERNPENGFRMFSLAELRKILVISSLRKTVYYIDNMRNLLSTLDTRDHQEIERSFQVALEKLNTRLMLQCKGIAEVVKYMNLLSLEKENPEDKERS from the coding sequence ATGAAGAGATATACCCCTAACCAGATTGCCGGTATGCTCCAGGTGAGCACCACAACCCTGAGAAGATACGAGGATCAGGATCTGATTCCCACTGTGCCCAGAACGCCAAGCAATCACCGTTATTATAAAGAGGTGCATGTTCAGGCTTTTACGACGATCCGGGTTCTATTACAAGGTTATGATATTCCTGTCGCCTATGAGGTAATGAGAAGGATGAAGCAAGGGCAGGCGGAACAGGCGTTATGGATGATTAATGAGCAGCAATACCAGATCCACCTAGAGAAAAAGCGGGTCCAGGACATTCTGGCCATGATTAGACATACGGATATCCCAAGTACCCTGAATGCGGAATGGAAAACGCCCATGAATATAGGAGAAGCCGCTGCTATAGCAGGCGTGAAGACTTCAGCGATCCGCCACTGGGAGGCCGAAGGACTGATCCGTTCCGAGCGCAACCCGGAGAATGGCTTCCGGATGTTCTCCCTCGCTGAACTGCGCAAGATCCTCGTGATCAGCAGCTTACGGAAGACGGTCTATTACATAGACAATATGAGGAATCTGTTAAGTACTCTGGATACCCGGGATCATCAGGAGATCGAACGCTCCTTCCAGGTTGCGCTGGAGAAGCTGAACACCCGGCTAATGCTTCAATGCAAGGGCATTGCAGAAGTGGTGAAATATATGAATCTGTTGTCCTTAGAGAAGGAGAACCCGGAAGACAAGGAGAGAAGCTAA
- a CDS encoding IS4 family transposase: protein MHKKRDSFIVEVVTTPTKGDLLLYKLAEKGLLCQVTSWLETKSRLLFGDRYAKKLNWGSTVFLFLEALLSRRPGVQNIVDTLVRTPCYQEWTGVTSIHQSSLNRRLSQLPPEQLRDLYHSRLQQLLEREGPPLPKHLQKLGPLAAVDSSTITVGKLRGEWAFQQAGTNAVKLHTCVQLTGESSAIPTASVLSTGTVADLDSEVLKHLVLQKAFTYLLDRGYIHYAQFIAWERSGIKFVARLKNNSKAKVLRTRKVTKPFLKQDATVEITSPETGETGRFRLVEYTYVDKKGKSHPARVLTNRWDVTAAEVAELYRYRWKVELFFKFMKSSLHLKKLYSSCTPAAVWNQIYLNLIAYVLCEHLRLRHAPHQRIGRVLAVFRLYLTGEYTDFLNHLNWVKTRTSKGRRKKGGRPRIHPKRLTKERILFY from the coding sequence TTGCACAAAAAAAGAGATTCCTTTATCGTAGAAGTTGTTACGACACCCACGAAAGGAGATCTCTTGCTTTATAAGTTAGCGGAAAAAGGGTTGTTGTGTCAAGTCACTTCATGGTTAGAAACGAAGAGTCGCTTGTTGTTCGGTGACCGATACGCCAAAAAACTGAACTGGGGCAGTACTGTCTTTCTTTTTTTAGAAGCCCTATTGAGTCGTCGTCCCGGAGTACAAAATATAGTAGACACTCTGGTGCGGACGCCGTGCTATCAAGAGTGGACCGGGGTGACCTCCATCCACCAATCGTCTCTGAACCGGAGGCTCAGCCAATTACCACCTGAACAGCTGCGAGACCTCTATCACTCCCGCCTCCAGCAGTTACTGGAAAGAGAAGGACCTCCTCTGCCCAAGCACTTACAGAAACTCGGTCCTTTAGCAGCCGTCGATTCCTCCACCATAACCGTGGGAAAGCTTCGCGGGGAGTGGGCGTTTCAGCAAGCCGGGACGAATGCGGTGAAACTGCACACCTGCGTGCAGTTAACCGGCGAATCTAGCGCCATTCCTACTGCTTCGGTGCTGTCCACTGGAACGGTGGCGGACTTGGATTCGGAAGTCCTGAAGCACCTGGTGCTCCAGAAAGCATTCACTTATTTGCTGGACCGGGGCTACATCCATTATGCGCAATTTATAGCCTGGGAGCGCAGTGGAATCAAGTTTGTTGCCCGTCTGAAGAACAATAGCAAGGCGAAGGTTCTCCGGACGCGGAAAGTCACGAAGCCTTTTCTGAAACAGGATGCCACGGTGGAAATCACTTCGCCGGAAACCGGGGAAACAGGTAGGTTTCGACTCGTGGAGTACACCTATGTGGACAAGAAAGGAAAATCTCACCCGGCTCGTGTCCTGACGAATCGCTGGGATGTGACGGCGGCAGAGGTGGCGGAGTTGTACCGGTATCGTTGGAAGGTGGAACTCTTTTTTAAGTTCATGAAGTCGAGCCTCCACCTCAAAAAACTGTACAGCAGTTGTACACCGGCCGCGGTATGGAACCAGATTTATTTAAATCTGATTGCTTATGTGCTATGTGAGCACCTTCGTTTGCGCCATGCCCCCCACCAGCGAATCGGGCGAGTATTAGCAGTATTCCGGTTGTATTTGACTGGAGAATACACGGATTTTCTAAACCATCTTAACTGGGTCAAGACGCGAACCAGCAAGGGGCGAAGGAAAAAGGGTGGCAGGCCAAGGATCCATCCCAAACGGCTGACAAAAGAGCGCATTCTCTTTTACTAA
- a CDS encoding TetR/AcrR family transcriptional regulator yields MVNQEDPRVLRTRQLIRTAFRDLLQRKGFDAITIKDIAQEATINRATFYAHFEDKYALLDEVTEQAFHERIPEQVADAQEFTDDICDQLIIMTHQYITDFYRICRIDSNPMAKLVDDKIKKLLQQTIESIFVKGDTLHGIDIHRIKIMAAMTGSAIYGAAHYWLNAGEKSGTRALTDIARPYVMNGLGREILRR; encoded by the coding sequence ATGGTAAATCAGGAAGATCCGAGGGTATTGCGCACACGACAGTTAATTAGAACCGCGTTCAGAGACTTGCTGCAGAGAAAAGGATTTGATGCAATCACCATCAAAGATATCGCTCAGGAAGCAACCATTAACCGCGCCACCTTTTATGCCCATTTTGAAGATAAATATGCTTTGCTGGACGAAGTCACAGAACAGGCTTTTCATGAGAGAATTCCTGAGCAAGTGGCGGATGCACAGGAGTTCACAGATGATATATGTGACCAGTTGATCATAATGACGCACCAATACATCACGGATTTTTACCGGATCTGTAGAATAGATTCCAATCCGATGGCTAAGCTGGTCGATGACAAAATCAAGAAACTGCTGCAGCAAACCATAGAAAGCATATTTGTGAAGGGGGATACCCTCCATGGGATAGACATTCATCGTATAAAAATCATGGCGGCCATGACAGGTTCAGCCATTTATGGCGCTGCGCATTATTGGTTAAATGCCGGGGAGAAGAGCGGGACCCGTGCGCTTACAGACATTGCTCGTCCCTATGTAATGAACGGTCTGGGCAGGGAAATACTCAGGAGGTGA
- a CDS encoding NADP-dependent oxidoreductase, producing MKAIALTSFGIPEALEELEVPIPEITDTQALVEMHASSINPADALFRSGAILEGSLADKFADQIQLPLVLGNEVAGIVKEVGRKVRHFKPGDRVMGMIPRGSYMDYVAVEEDLLAVIPESLSFEEAGAAPAVALPAWQALFEHGHLQPGQRILIQAGAGGVGHAAVQLAKQHGAYVIATARDYNHDFVKGLGADEVIDYTKTDFATQITEPVDFVLDTAMDPATFGTGLPGDIGRKNYSVIKDGGTYISVVAFALNEYPKVRGINAYFFQARANRADFESIVRQMQENKLNIHIHEAYPFTAQGLLQAYRKSEESTKRGKIIITKNLG from the coding sequence ATGAAAGCTATTGCTTTGACAAGCTTTGGAATTCCCGAAGCGCTAGAAGAACTGGAAGTACCCATTCCCGAAATCACCGATACACAGGCTCTCGTCGAAATGCACGCCTCATCCATCAATCCCGCAGATGCTCTATTTCGCAGCGGCGCAATTCTTGAGGGTTCGTTGGCCGATAAATTTGCGGATCAAATCCAATTGCCGCTTGTTCTTGGTAATGAAGTAGCTGGTATTGTTAAAGAGGTTGGTAGAAAAGTCCGGCATTTCAAGCCGGGGGATCGTGTCATGGGTATGATTCCGCGAGGTTCCTACATGGACTATGTTGCCGTGGAGGAAGATCTCCTGGCCGTTATTCCTGAGAGTCTCTCCTTCGAAGAGGCCGGCGCCGCGCCTGCCGTTGCCCTGCCAGCCTGGCAAGCGCTGTTTGAGCATGGCCATCTTCAACCGGGACAACGCATCCTTATTCAAGCTGGCGCTGGAGGAGTCGGACACGCTGCAGTACAGTTAGCCAAACAGCATGGAGCATACGTTATCGCAACCGCCAGGGACTATAATCACGATTTCGTCAAAGGACTAGGTGCTGACGAGGTGATCGATTATACGAAAACCGACTTCGCCACCCAAATCACAGAGCCTGTTGACTTCGTGTTGGATACCGCTATGGACCCCGCCACTTTCGGTACCGGGTTACCGGGAGACATCGGAAGGAAGAACTACTCGGTCATCAAGGATGGCGGGACCTATATTTCAGTGGTGGCATTCGCGCTCAATGAATACCCCAAGGTCCGCGGCATTAACGCCTATTTCTTCCAGGCAAGAGCTAACCGTGCCGATTTTGAATCCATTGTCCGCCAGATGCAAGAGAATAAATTGAATATCCATATCCATGAGGCCTATCCCTTCACTGCCCAAGGCTTGCTTCAGGCGTATCGCAAAAGTGAAGAGTCCACCAAACGGGGGAAAATAATAATAACGAAAAATCTTGGATAA
- a CDS encoding DUF6756 family protein, which produces MDPLSVRTEIEELIKSLKLDRSRLFEVRKDQWRRILSEIEERFLEKAHHTHGLHWGWNRLKEPHYSVSFADKDYAKLRDIIQDESIWFIAEDCYDKLWLYEGKTATILQVIPECCRLNEYYLISKKVQWLLCEDHHDMLHLSGQPIIERWMREESSNP; this is translated from the coding sequence GTGGATCCCCTATCTGTCCGAACAGAGATTGAAGAACTAATCAAGTCGCTGAAGCTGGACCGGAGCAGGCTATTTGAAGTCCGCAAAGACCAGTGGAGGCGCATTTTGAGTGAAATCGAGGAACGGTTTCTGGAGAAGGCCCACCATACGCACGGACTACACTGGGGCTGGAACCGGCTGAAAGAACCCCATTATAGTGTAAGCTTTGCAGACAAGGACTATGCCAAACTAAGAGACATCATCCAAGATGAATCCATCTGGTTCATTGCTGAGGACTGTTATGATAAGCTGTGGCTGTATGAGGGGAAGACGGCGACGATTCTCCAGGTGATCCCTGAGTGTTGCCGCCTCAATGAATACTACCTGATCTCCAAAAAGGTCCAATGGCTCCTCTGCGAAGATCACCATGATATGCTCCATCTGAGCGGCCAGCCGATCATTGAACGATGGATGCGTGAAGAAAGCTCTAACCCTTAG
- a CDS encoding CPBP family intramembrane glutamic endopeptidase: MNRPTETPQLAKKKFNPRDAVLVFSAFALISATVLFALVIYEVLTLQDLLSFENPLQLAMYVVLPSISLLLFGIILTLLTPASHIDETNKSYQNYSPAAILSFTFAGALFEELLFRGIIQNVLTLYLPSPWIAIAITTVLFAGMHVQYYSKPLMLLNITIPSLVFGWVYVQTDNLLVPILVHFFMNLGITLLFKYKVIQMRGEKR, translated from the coding sequence ATGAATCGTCCAACCGAGACCCCGCAACTAGCCAAAAAAAAATTCAATCCCAGAGACGCCGTGCTGGTTTTCTCCGCTTTTGCCCTGATCAGCGCAACCGTTCTCTTTGCCCTTGTTATTTACGAGGTCCTGACGCTGCAGGACCTGTTATCCTTTGAAAATCCGCTGCAACTGGCAATGTACGTTGTTCTTCCATCCATCAGCCTGCTGTTGTTCGGAATCATCCTGACCCTGCTTACGCCCGCCAGTCACATTGACGAGACGAACAAGAGCTATCAGAATTACTCGCCCGCAGCGATTCTATCCTTCACGTTCGCCGGAGCTTTATTCGAGGAGCTGCTGTTCCGGGGAATTATACAAAATGTGCTCACCCTTTACCTGCCCAGCCCCTGGATCGCTATCGCAATCACCACGGTGCTGTTCGCGGGAATGCATGTCCAGTACTATAGCAAGCCGCTGATGCTGCTGAATATTACCATCCCAAGTCTGGTCTTCGGGTGGGTGTATGTGCAGACGGATAATTTACTGGTTCCGATCCTGGTCCATTTTTTCATGAATCTGGGGATTACGCTGTTGTTCAAGTATAAAGTAATTCAGATGAGAGGGGAGAAACGATAA